In the Malaya genurostris strain Urasoe2022 chromosome 1, Malgen_1.1, whole genome shotgun sequence genome, one interval contains:
- the LOC131440285 gene encoding uncharacterized protein LOC131440285: MINLITKGFAMANVTCEYDNSIGSNSGNLSLSGNVQQQLDSVTACRRVRRSEATLRQAAECVSRGETFQTVSDMFNIPISTIRFYMARKGILPRRKRGRTAIVPYVIAGGSQISNSISFSNNSTSQSTTCQQPLLVQNRSRSESPTEPPYHFANYKLPELKPKLV, from the exons ATGATTAACCTTATTACAAAAG GATTTGCAATGGCTAATGTGACATGCGAATACGACAACAGCATCGGCAGCAACAGTGGAAATCTATCCCTGTCCGGGAATGTCCAGCAACAACTGGACAGTGTAACTGCATGCCGACGTGTTCGGCGATCGGAAGCTACCTTGCGTCAGGCGGCCGAATGTGTCTCACGCGGAGAAACTTTTCAAACTGTTAGCGATATGTTCAACATTCCGATCTCCACTATTAG ATTCTACATGGCTCGGAAAGGGATCCTACCTCGCCGGAAACGTGGCCGAACGGCTATTGTACCGTATGTTATAGCCGGTGGCAGTCAGATATCGAATTCGATAAGTTTCTCCAACAACAGTACTTCACAGAGCACGACGTGTCAGCAGCCGTTACTGGTACAGAATCGTAGTCGTTCGGAAAGTCCTACGGAACCGCCTTATCATTTCGCCAACTATAAGCTACCCGAGCTGAAACCAAAACTTGTTTAA
- the LOC131440286 gene encoding large ribosomal subunit protein uL4, with product MSLSASRPLVSVYSDKNEVVKGKNVSLPYVFKAPIRPDVVSEVSQLMRRNRRQPYAVSEAAGHQTSAESWGTGRAVARIPRVRGGGTHRSGQGAFGNMCRGGRMFAPTKTWRRWHRKININLKRYALVSAIAASGVPALVQSRGHVIDGLSELPLVVSDDIQKFQKTKQAVVFLRRSKVWADVQKVYKSQRLRAGRGKMRNRRRVQRRGPLIIYSKDEGLRKAFRNIPGVDTMKISKLNLLKLAPGGHVGRLCVWTESAFARLNDIYGTWKTKSVTKKDYNLPNPIMANTDLARLLKSDEIRKVLKPAKKAVHRHVRRLNPLTNTAQLVKLNPYAEVTKRRALLASKKRKYERIIASFKARNIKMRKNNTALKFLASEKNREQQLAKNAEARTKKVTAKKAETLKKHIAKHKAKENARRARRGLAPLKGKK from the exons ATG AGTTTATCGGCATCTCGCCCGCTGGTCAGCGTTTACTCTGACAAAAACGAAGTGGTTAAGGGTAAGAATGTCTCGTTACCCTACGTGTTCAAGGCACCGATTCGACCCGATGTAGTTAGCGAAGTTTCGCAGCTAATGCGTCGCAATAGACGTCAGCCGTACGCTGTGAGTGAAGCTGCTGGTCACCAAACCTCAGCAGAATCTTGGGGTACCGGTCGCGCTGTTGCCCGTATTCCGCGTGTTCGCGGGGGCGGTACTCATCGTTCCGGCCAGGGTGCGTTCGGTAACATGTGTCGCGGTGGTCGTATGTTTGCTCCGACCAAAACCTGGCGTCGTTGGCACCGCAAGATTAACATCAACCTGAAGCGTTACGCTCTGGTATCGGCAATCGCTGCTTCTGGTGTACCGGCTTTAGTGCAATCTAGAG gacACGTCATCGATGGTCTTTCGGAATTGCCGCTAGTTGTCTCGGATGATATCCAAAAGTTCCAGAAGACCAAGCAAGCTGTCGTTTTCTTACGCCGTTCCAAAGTCTGGGCTGATGTTCAGAAGGTGTACAAATCGCAGCGTCTCCGTGCCGGCCGCGGTAAAATGCGTAATCGTCGCCGCGTTCAACGTCGCGGCCCCTTGATCATCTATTCCAAGGATGAAGGTCTGCGAAAAGCTTTCCGTAATATTCCCGGTGTTGACACCATGAAAATTAGCAAGCTTAACTTATTGAAACTTGCTCCCGGTGGTCACGTTGGACGACTCTGTGTTTGGACCGAATCGGCATTTGCTCGTTTGAACGATATCTATGGTACATGGAAAACCAAGTCTGTTACTAAGAAGGACTACAATTTGCCTAATCCAATTATGGCAAACACTGACTTGGCCCGTCTTCTTAAGAGCGATGAAATTCGAAAGGTTCTTAAGCCTGCCAAGAAGGCGGTTCACCGTCATGTACGTCGCCTCAATCCGCTGACCAACACAGCTCAATTGGTGAAACTGAATCCCTATGCAGAGGTCACCAAGCGTCGTGCTCTATTGGCCTCAAAGAAACGCAAGTACGAACGAATTATTGCTTCGTTCAAAGCCAGGAATATCAAGATGCGCAAGAACAACACTGCACTTAAATTCCTGGCTTCTGAGAAGAACCGCGAGCAGCAGTTAGCCAAGAACGCAGAAGCACGCACTAAGAAGGTTACTGCTAAGAAGGCCGAAACCTTGAAGAAACATATTGCTAAGCATAAGGCAAAGGAAAATGCTAGAAGGGCACGCAGGGGACTTGcaccactgaagggtaagaaataG
- the LOC131440283 gene encoding protein tramtrack, beta isoform-like isoform X1 — protein sequence MSSGQSQQFCVRWNSHLGSIGAAFPQLLAGQRFVDVTLACEGHQVHCHRLVLAACSTFFENLLGENPCKHPIIILPREIKLWAIQALVDFMYKGEVNVSQAGLPDLMKCAEILKIRGLCGSDAALNLNHINSPARNTATGSTSLAGAGQPNDTSNHSGQRESSPQRAEHGKMQQNSALSGTKIGGNLLHSLNLQPVASSTPAKTSSQQRLQERKSHSFQHSGDDGENSDNGGSGNEMCIKTEDLIIDEDAGKGDDEEDLELVGCDKNQAEDDDAVEDEDIEDFIEDVDQDLRPLDERTQERHESNTSNNNVFTITVTDDTSRSSNQANSKTSQTKQVTSSSSSPLPSSSSLLSILTRGSIRVKSNENLFDNHKQQAQELITPKKSASRQHVLSPYAIAGIGGDDGGGGGGGVGGSMSVDDGTDSGVSGLPSSLVYNRNTMDIYVKPKRGIGGASTASNPDISLEEAGSELSTDGYENIICSPNFPQLGGSTMGSYQDDDYDDFDIQILPDDSSMTNGDSDGGGDDELVYPPPLLPFGNSETSITRVPSTKGRTRTNGGPGLLPTRRYGRQSSGRGGSSRLLSRLTRESSDVKIPLANGVAIPPSAFVLRNPRGNQPRSYNTDALWSALMDVKAGESIYRASQIHKVPRKTLRNWMKRWDIKSAYPMPRQLKEAAEKKRIIKELTEQAQHLSDEPIP from the exons CTGTTGGCCGGCCAGCGGTTCGTGGATGTGACACTTGCCTGCGAGGGTCACCAGGTGCACTGTCACCGGCTGGTGCTGGCGGCATGTTCGACCTTCTTCGAGAACCTGCTGGGCGAGAACCCGTGCAAGCATCCGATCATCATACTCCCGCGGGAAATCAAATTGTGGGCCATACAAGCATTGGTAGATTTCATGTACAAAGGAGAAGTGAACGTATCTCAGGCCGGTTTGCCAGATCTGATGAAATGTGCCGAAATACTGAAAATTCGTGGCTTGTGCGGATCGGATGCGGCACTCAATCTCAATCACATCAACAGCCCCGCTAGGAACACCGCAACCGGCAGCACATCGCTGGCAGGTGCGGGTCAACCGAACGACACGTCAAATCATAGTGGCCAAAGGGAAAGCA GTCCGCAACGTGCAGAGCACGGTAAGATGCAGCAAAACAGTGCGCTCAGTGGCACTAAAATTGGTGGAAACTTGCTGCACAGCCTCAACCTTCAACCGGTAGCCTCATCAACGCCAGCGAAGACATCTAGTCAACAACGACTGCAAGAGCGGAAGTCACATAGTTTTCAGCACAGCGGTGATGACGGCGAGAACAGCGACAACGGCGGTAGTGGGAATGAGATGTGCATTAAGACGGAAGATCTGATCATAG ATGAAGATGCTGGAAAAGGTGACGACGAAGAAGACCTGGAACTAGTTGGATGTGACAAAAATCAAGCAG AGGACGACGATGCCGTCGAGGATGAAGACATAGAGGACTTTATCGAAGATGTAGATCAAGACCTCCGACCGCTCGACGAGCGAACGCAAGAGCGTCACGAAAGTAATACTAGTAATAATAATGTTTTCACAATCACCGTTACGGACGACACCAGTAGAAGTAGTAATCAAGCTAATTCCAAAACGTCCCAAACAAAACAAGTGACCTCCTCATCTTCCTCGCCTCtgccgtcgtcgtcatcgttgcTGTCGATTCTAACACGTGGCTCCATCCGGGTAAAATCGAATGAAAATCTCTTTGATAACCATAAACAGCAAGCCCAAGAGCTCATAACTCCTAAAAAGTCCGCGAGCCGGCAACACGTTCTTTCGCCTTACGCTATCGCTGGTATCGGTGGTGacgatggtggtggtggtggtggtggtgttggTGGTAGCATGAGTGTTGATGATGGGACTGATTCCGGTGTATCCGGTCTTCCATCTTCTTTagtgtacaatcgaaacacaatggATATATACGTGAAACCAAAGAGAGGCATCGGGGGCGCCAGCACGGCTAGCAATCCGGACATATCGCTCGAGGAAGCTGGAAGTGAACTATCCACCGATGGCTACGAGAATATCATCTGCTCGCCCAATTTCCCTCAACTTGGTGGCAGTACGATGGGCAGCTATCAGGATGATGATTACGACGATTTCGACATCCAAATTCTGCCAGATGATAGCTCGATGACGAATGGTGACAGCGATGGCGGTGGAGATGATGAGCTGGTCTATCCTCCTCCGCTTCTTCCGTTCGGTAATTCCGAAACGAGCATCACGCGTGTGCCATCGACCAAAGGGAGGACCAGAACCAACGGTGGACCGGGCCTACTTCCCACTAGGAGGTACGGCCGACAGTCCAGCGGACGAGGTGGCAGTAGTAGGCTACTCAGTCGCCTAACCAGGGAGAGCAGTGACGTTAAGATACCACTGGCCAATGGAGTGGCTATTCCTCCGTCGGCATTCGTGCTGAGAAATCCACGTGGTAATCAGCCTCGGTCGTACAACACGGATGCTCTGTGGTCTGCCCTGATGGACGTCAAAGCGGGCGAAAGCATATACAG AGCCTCACAAATCCACAAAGTTCCTCGCAAGACGCTTCGTAACTGGATGAAGCGTTGGGACATCAAGTCCGCCTATCCGATGCCTCGGCAGCTGAAGGAAGCCGCCGAAAAGAAACGCATCATCAAAGAACTGACTGAGCAGGCACAGCACCTCAGCGACGAGCCAATACCGTAG
- the LOC131440283 gene encoding protein tramtrack, alpha isoform-like isoform X2 — MSSGQSQQFCVRWNSHLGSIGAAFPQLLAGQRFVDVTLACEGHQVHCHRLVLAACSTFFENLLGENPCKHPIIILPREIKLWAIQALVDFMYKGEVNVSQAGLPDLMKCAEILKIRGLCGSDAALNLNHINSPARNTATGSTSLAGAGQPNDTSNHSGQRESSPQRAEHGKMQQNSALSGTKIGGNLLHSLNLQPVASSTPAKTSSQQRLQERKSHSFQHSGDDGENSDNGGSGNEMCIKTEDLIIDEDAGKGDDEEDLELVGCDKNQAEDDDAVEDEDIEDFIEDVDQDLRPLDERTQERHEMYNRNTMDIYVKPKRGIGGASTASNPDISLEEAGSELSTDGYENIICSPNFPQLGGSTMGSYQDDDYDDFDIQILPDDSSMTNGDSDGGGDDELVYPPPLLPFGNSETSITRVPSTKGRTRTNGGPGLLPTRRYGRQSSGRGGSSRLLSRLTRESSDVKIPLANGVAIPPSAFVLRNPRGNQPRSYNTDALWSALMDVKAGESIYRASQIHKVPRKTLRNWMKRWDIKSAYPMPRQLKEAAEKKRIIKELTEQAQHLSDEPIP, encoded by the exons CTGTTGGCCGGCCAGCGGTTCGTGGATGTGACACTTGCCTGCGAGGGTCACCAGGTGCACTGTCACCGGCTGGTGCTGGCGGCATGTTCGACCTTCTTCGAGAACCTGCTGGGCGAGAACCCGTGCAAGCATCCGATCATCATACTCCCGCGGGAAATCAAATTGTGGGCCATACAAGCATTGGTAGATTTCATGTACAAAGGAGAAGTGAACGTATCTCAGGCCGGTTTGCCAGATCTGATGAAATGTGCCGAAATACTGAAAATTCGTGGCTTGTGCGGATCGGATGCGGCACTCAATCTCAATCACATCAACAGCCCCGCTAGGAACACCGCAACCGGCAGCACATCGCTGGCAGGTGCGGGTCAACCGAACGACACGTCAAATCATAGTGGCCAAAGGGAAAGCA GTCCGCAACGTGCAGAGCACGGTAAGATGCAGCAAAACAGTGCGCTCAGTGGCACTAAAATTGGTGGAAACTTGCTGCACAGCCTCAACCTTCAACCGGTAGCCTCATCAACGCCAGCGAAGACATCTAGTCAACAACGACTGCAAGAGCGGAAGTCACATAGTTTTCAGCACAGCGGTGATGACGGCGAGAACAGCGACAACGGCGGTAGTGGGAATGAGATGTGCATTAAGACGGAAGATCTGATCATAG ATGAAGATGCTGGAAAAGGTGACGACGAAGAAGACCTGGAACTAGTTGGATGTGACAAAAATCAAGCAG AGGACGACGATGCCGTCGAGGATGAAGACATAGAGGACTTTATCGAAGATGTAGATCAAGACCTCCGACCGCTCGACGAGCGAACGCAAGAGCGTCACGAAA tgtacaatcgaaacacaatggATATATACGTGAAACCAAAGAGAGGCATCGGGGGCGCCAGCACGGCTAGCAATCCGGACATATCGCTCGAGGAAGCTGGAAGTGAACTATCCACCGATGGCTACGAGAATATCATCTGCTCGCCCAATTTCCCTCAACTTGGTGGCAGTACGATGGGCAGCTATCAGGATGATGATTACGACGATTTCGACATCCAAATTCTGCCAGATGATAGCTCGATGACGAATGGTGACAGCGATGGCGGTGGAGATGATGAGCTGGTCTATCCTCCTCCGCTTCTTCCGTTCGGTAATTCCGAAACGAGCATCACGCGTGTGCCATCGACCAAAGGGAGGACCAGAACCAACGGTGGACCGGGCCTACTTCCCACTAGGAGGTACGGCCGACAGTCCAGCGGACGAGGTGGCAGTAGTAGGCTACTCAGTCGCCTAACCAGGGAGAGCAGTGACGTTAAGATACCACTGGCCAATGGAGTGGCTATTCCTCCGTCGGCATTCGTGCTGAGAAATCCACGTGGTAATCAGCCTCGGTCGTACAACACGGATGCTCTGTGGTCTGCCCTGATGGACGTCAAAGCGGGCGAAAGCATATACAG AGCCTCACAAATCCACAAAGTTCCTCGCAAGACGCTTCGTAACTGGATGAAGCGTTGGGACATCAAGTCCGCCTATCCGATGCCTCGGCAGCTGAAGGAAGCCGCCGAAAAGAAACGCATCATCAAAGAACTGACTGAGCAGGCACAGCACCTCAGCGACGAGCCAATACCGTAG
- the LOC131426054 gene encoding uncharacterized protein LOC131426054 produces MDVLLNKRNITFERLRREHASAKQLCEQEPPGFEIHDRLRKLSDLEEHFERIQTEIEEASLPDDLSSALNIRTDFERLFYATKNLYNALLTTGRDDAASDVTIADPGNDLKQAIRVLLETQTALLTRQAAASTSIEELAVQLRGNATEPMDTQLPSYTLPIFRGDRKQWASFKDLFSTSVDRKNLTNALKLQILITHLEGEAKSLVSNYAITDANYKQVWDTLVENYDKPKFAVSSLVQEFCDQPLIKTPTLANLRRLVSTSDEVIRQLHAMGEQYETRDPWLIHLLLKKLDDSLRSQWAQHIVDNDYPTFNELLRFLKRKCDALETCAAFGTKSIDYMKRDIWKDERVSQIPKKEVRSLTVVQNVPCPMCTEDHTIYQCNNFKEASVQERRDLVQKAKLCFNCLRSNHFAKTCQSKSVCRNPDCKQRHHTLLCQMESNATSNQSEKSLMEIKTEDNNIQQMHSYSTSLKTNSPKYVVGTLPTAIVRIKGKDKYYEMRAMIDCGSQASLITVSCVTRLGLHRANGNILITGVTNCASETTRGVVNLEISSRFNFNPIINTRAYVLNKLTRNLPQQKIDTTSLKCLESLPLADPGYDTPSKIDLILGVDVFLSILDEGKVKDDFGMPVAVNSLFGWLVAGQIGNSFTIQCSTAVMNLYTDIDVDRTIRQFWEIEEIVKPKHLTVEEKKAVEIFQSTHQRDDAGRFTVRLPMNDSSLTLGESLSAAIQRLKAMERRFSSDPNFKNLYSEFMTEYLRLGHMERVPTDEINIAPDKRYYLPHHAVLKEDSSTSKLRVVFDGSCRTSTGVSLNEKLLVGPNVNEELFVVLTRFRSYAVAFTADAEKMYRQVNVHKDDTDFQRIVWRFDPTQPIEHYRLLTVTYGTSCAAYLAMESLRQAAKDSQNESPIASERIRKNFYVDDLLSGANTLEEAIRLQNEIIKITSAAGFNLRKWSSNISQPNTIPEQSIPLKLSPETEYVKALGIHWSPLDDSFSYRLKLNIHNQNTKRKLLSDSARLFDPLGWISPVIVRIKILFQSLWLTDLSWDDPLPVAIDDEWNRIKSTLHLIEGIHIPRWIANRDGRIELHGFADASEVAYAAVVYARSIDSNGIVNVSLIASKTKVAPIRQVSLPRLELNAAVLLTELLKRILEAFDHLEIRVYAWTDSMIVLEWLSSHPRKWKTYIANRTSMILDLLPRSSWNHIPSADNPADCASRGLLPADLIDHVLWWTGPTVLYNKNEMWNQESVITAFNVCKQDSTVICSSTTTLKVSNFNVEKYLLNRSSSLLFIKRVLAWINRFKNNASAKLTGLSVSNGNLKLVEIQEADTQLIRCAQHDQFNGDLDRIHKGLEPLDKQLKSINPFLDGNGIARVLGRLQNSQ; encoded by the coding sequence ATGGATGTACTGTTAAATAAAAGAAACATCACTTTCGAGAGGCTTCGAAGAGAACACGCTAGCGCGAAACAACTTTGTGAACAGGAACCACCCGGGTTTGAAATTCATGATCGGCTTCGGAAATTATCAGACCTGGAGGAACATTTCGAAAGGATCCAAACAGAAATCGAAGAAGCATCATTGCCAGACGATTTGTCATCGGCTTTGAATATTAGGACAGATTTCGAAAGGCTATTTTATGCAACAAAAaatttgtacaatgcattattgACGACGGGAAGAGATGACGCAGCCAGTGACGTAACAATTGCTGATCCCGGTAATGATTTAAAACAAGCAATCCGTGTACTTCTTGAAACGCAAACAGCTTTGCTCACCAGACAAGCTGCAGCTTCAACGTCCATAGAGGAGTTAGCTGTCCAGCTCCGAGGAAACGCAACCGAACCAATGGATACTCAATTGCCGTCATATACTCTACCGATATTTAGAGGTGATAGGAAGCAATGGGCTTCATTCAAAGATTTGTTTTCCACCAGTGTCGACCGTAAAAATCTTACAAACGCGCTAAAACTgcaaattttaattacacactTGGAAGGTGAAGCGAAGAGCCTTGTAAGTAACTACGCTATtactgatgcaaattacaagcaAGTTTGGGATACTCTAGTTGAAAACTACGACAAGCCTAAATTCGCCGTATCGTCACTTGTGCAAGAATTCTGCGATCAACCTTTGATCAAAACTCCAACCCTTGCTAACCTTCGAAGACTCGTATCTACATCAGACGAGGTAATACGCCAGTTACACGCAATGGGGGAACAATACGAAACACGAGACCCTTGGCTCATCCATCTATTACTCAAGAAACTTGACGATAGCCTGCGATCCCAGTGGGCTCAGCACATTGTAGACAATGATTATCCGACGTTCAACGAATTGTTGCGGTTCCTCAAGCGAAAATGTGATGCATTGGAGACTTGCGCTGCTTTTGGTACAAAGAGTATTGATTACATGAAGCGTGATATATGGAAAGACGAGCGGGTAAGTCAGATTCCAAAGAAGGAAGTTCGAAGCTTAACAGTGGTTCAAAATGTTCCATGCCCGATGTGTACTGAGGATCACACAATTTATCAGTGCAATAACTTCAAGGAAGCAAGTGTTCAAGAACGACGAGATTTAGTTCAAAAGGCAAAATTGTGCTTCAATTGTTTAAGATCGAATCATTTTGCAAAAACGTGTCAATCAAAGTCAGTGTGTCGAAATCCGGACTGTAAACAAAGGCACCACACACTACTGTGTCAAATGGAATCAAACGCAACATCCAATCAAAGTGAAAAGTCCCTGATGGAAATAAAAACAGAAGATAATAATATTCAGCAAATGCACTCATACTCGACCAGTCTTAAAACCAATAGTCCAAAGTATGTTGTAGGAACATTACCCACAGCTATTGTACGAATTAAAGGAAAGGATAAATACTACGAGATGCGCGCCATGATCGATTGCGGTTCGCAAGCTTCGTTAATTACAGTAAGTTGTGTTACACGTCTTGGATTACATCGAGCCAATGGCAACATTTTAATCACTGGCGTTACTAACTGTGCATCGGAGACCACAAGAGGTGTGGTGAACTTAGAAATCTCTTCGCGTTTCAACTTCAACCCTATTATCAACACAAGAGCTTACGTATTGAACAAGCTCACTCGTAATTTACCACAGCAGAAAATCGATACTACCAGTTTGAAGTGCTTGGAATCATTGCCGTTAGCTGATCCTGGATATGATACACCAAGTAAGATCGATCTTATTCTTGGCGTTGATGTGTTTCTTTCAATTCTAGACGAAGGAAAGGTTAAAGATGATTTCGGAATGCCAGTAGCGGTAAACTCACTGTTCGGCTGGTTGGTTGCCGGTCAAATCGGTAATTCGTTTACTATTCAATGCAGTACTGCTGTCATGAATCTTTACACCGACATCGATGTTGACCGCACTATACGTCAGTTTTGGGAGATCGAAGAAATCGTGAAACCTAAGCATCTCACTGTGGAAGAAAAAAAGGCTGTCGAAATATTTCAATCAACACATCAACGTGATGATGCAGGAAGGTTTACAGTTCGCTTACCAATGAATGATTCTTCATTAACGCTTGGAGAGTCATTGTCAGCGGCAATTCAACGCTTGAAGGCAATGGAGAGAAGGTTTAGTTCGGATCCAAACTTCAAAAACCTATATAGTGAATTTATGACCGAATACCTGAGGCTCGGTCATATGGAACGTGTACCGACAGATGAAATCAATATCGCGCCAGACAAACGATACTATCTCCCCCATCATGCCGTTTTAAAGGAGGATAGCTCCACATCTAAACTACGCGTTGTTTTCGACGGCTCATGTAGGACCTCAACGGGTGTTTCCCTAAATGAGAAGCTGCTGGTCGGACCTAACGTAAACGAAGAACTTTTTGTCGTACTCactcggtttcggagttatgccgtcgcATTCACCGCAGATGCAGAAAAAATGTATCGTCAAGTGAACGTACATAAAGACGATACTGATTTCCAGCGAATCGTATGGAGATTCGATCCAACTCAACCAATCGAGCATTATCGACTATTAACCGTCACCTACGGGACTTCCTGTGCTGCGTACCTTGCTATGGAATCATTACGACAAGCAGCTAAAGACAGTCAGAATGAATCGCCCATCGCGTCAgagagaataaggaaaaacttctATGTTGATGACCTTTTGTCAGGGGCTAATACACTCGAGGAGGCGATTAGGTTACAAAATGAAATCATTAAAATCACATCGGCTGCAGGTTTCAACCTCCGGAAATGGTCATCAAACATTTCACAACCGAATACAATTCCAGAACAGTCCATACCTCTTAAATTGTCACCAGAAACAGAATATGTTAAAGCACTGGGTATTCATTGGTCTCCATTGGACGATTCATTTAGTTACCGTTTAAAACTAAACATCCATAACCAAAATACCAAGCGTAAGTTGTTATCGGACTCAGCCCGATTATTTGATCCTCTAGGATGGATATCACCCGTCATCGTTCGAATCAAAATATTATTCCAATCACTATGGCTCACTGACTTGTCATGGGACGATCCTCTACCAGTAGCCATTGACGACGAATGGAATAGAATTAAATCTACCCTCCATCTGATTGAAGGCATACATATTCCACGGTGGATAGCAAACCGTGATGGTCGAATTGAGCTACACGGTTTTGCTGATGCGTCGGAGGTTGCGTACGCAGCAGTTGTTTATGCTAGATCGATTGATAGCAACGGAATAGTAAACGTGTCACTAATAGCAAGCAAAACTAAGGTTGCCCCAATTCGGCAAGTATCATTGCCGAGATTAGAACTAAATGCAGCAGTTTTATTAACTGAGCTTTTAAAACGAATACTTGAGGCTTTCGATCATCTGGAGATTCGTGTTTATGCCTGGACTGATTCTATGATCGTACTCGAGTGGTTGTCATCCCATCCTAGGAAATGGAAAACATACATCGCCAACCGAACATCAATGATATTGGATCTGTTACCTCGTAGCTCGTGGAATCACATACCATCTGCAGATAATCCGGCGGATTGTGCTTCGCGTGGCCTACTTCCCGCAGATCTAATTGATCATGTGCTGTGGTGGACCGGCCCAACAGTTTTGtacaacaaaaatgaaatgtggAATCAAGAATCCGTTATTACAGCGTTCAATGTATGTAAACAAGATAGTACAGTCATTTGTTCATCAACAACCACCCTAAAGGTGTCGAACTTCAACGTAGAAAAGTACCTTCTGAATCGTTCTTCATCTTTGCTGTTCATAAAGCGAGTCCTGGCTTGGATAAATCGATTCAAGAATAATGCGTCAGCGAAGCTGACAGGATTGTCTGTATCAAATGGAAATTTGAAGTTGGTAGAAATTCAGGAAGCGGACACCCAGTTAATACGTTGTGCACAACATGACCAATTCAATGGTGACCTCGATCGTATACATAAGGGATTGGAACCCTTAGACAAGCAACTAAAATCAATTAACCCATTTTTAGATGGCAACGGCATAGCCCGAGTTCTGGGACGGTTGCAGAATTCGCAATAA